From Enhydrobacter sp., the proteins below share one genomic window:
- a CDS encoding zinc-dependent alcohol dehydrogenase family protein, whose product MKMKAAVLTVCGAPRPFARSKPIQTVELDLDPPGEGEVLVKVGGAGLCHSDLSLVNGDRPRPVPVVLGHEGSGEIVEVGTGVHDVKPGDHVCFTFNVSCGRCRRCLEGRPYICERSVTPRAAGQLLSGHHRLHLDGKPVNHQSGVSCYAEYAVVDRGSVVVIDRSLPLDLAALFGCAVVTGVGAVVNTAQIRAGSTVAIVGLGGVGLSGLLGAVLAGASQIVAIDLSDDKLGLARQLGATHTVNARDADHVKQVRDLTNGGVDYAFDLAGTIKAMETAYLVTRWGGTTVTAGLSPIAADFSFKQSALVSEEKTIKGSYMGSCVPVRDIPRFIALYQQGKLPVDRMVSQRIGFDEINAGFDRLQDVATVRQILVPHG is encoded by the coding sequence ATGAAGATGAAAGCCGCCGTGCTGACGGTCTGCGGTGCGCCGCGGCCGTTCGCCAGGAGCAAGCCGATCCAGACCGTCGAGCTCGATCTCGATCCGCCGGGCGAGGGCGAGGTGCTGGTCAAGGTGGGCGGCGCCGGCCTCTGCCACTCCGACCTGTCGCTGGTCAACGGCGACAGGCCGCGGCCGGTGCCGGTCGTGCTGGGCCACGAGGGCTCGGGCGAGATCGTCGAGGTCGGCACGGGCGTGCACGACGTCAAGCCGGGCGACCATGTCTGCTTCACCTTCAACGTCTCCTGCGGCCGTTGCCGGCGCTGCCTCGAGGGGCGGCCCTACATCTGCGAGCGTTCGGTGACGCCGCGCGCCGCCGGCCAGCTCCTCAGCGGCCATCATCGCCTGCACCTGGACGGCAAGCCGGTGAACCATCAATCGGGCGTCTCCTGCTACGCCGAATACGCCGTGGTCGACCGCGGCTCGGTGGTGGTGATCGACAGGAGCCTGCCGCTCGACCTCGCCGCCCTGTTCGGCTGCGCGGTCGTCACCGGCGTGGGCGCCGTGGTCAACACCGCGCAGATCCGCGCCGGCAGCACCGTCGCCATCGTCGGGCTGGGCGGCGTCGGCCTGTCGGGCCTGCTCGGCGCGGTGCTGGCCGGCGCCAGCCAGATCGTCGCCATCGACCTTTCCGACGACAAGCTCGGCCTGGCGCGGCAGCTCGGCGCGACCCACACGGTGAACGCCCGGGACGCCGACCACGTCAAGCAGGTGCGCGACCTCACCAACGGCGGCGTCGACTATGCCTTCGACCTCGCCGGCACCATCAAGGCGATGGAGACCGCCTATCTCGTCACGCGCTGGGGCGGCACCACGGTGACGGCGGGCCTCTCGCCGATCGCCGCCGACTTCTCCTTCAAGCAGAGCGCGCTGGTCAGCGAGGAGAAGACCATCAAGGGCAGCTACATGGGGAGCTGCGTGCCGGTGCGCGACATCCCGCGCTTCATCGCGCTCTACCAGCAGGGCAAGCTGCCGGTCGACCGCATGGTGAGCCAGCGCATCGGCTTCGACGAGATCAACGCCGGCTTCGATCGCCTGCAGGACGTCGCGACGGTGCGCCAGATCCTGGTGCCGCACGGCTAG
- a CDS encoding carbohydrate porin, translated as MFYRLALAAPWSMPILAWVEDAAAQIPAFSVPTEERRVASVSGNPGATTYMPGTGWLGHTLGLKDEWGVTLGGLWLGDLNLTAAGGMRPGHVTGNSALFVGLLADVDKAIGWTGASFGVQFLQINVSDTNADAGSVSGYNAITGPLPHNRTQLYQAWYAQQIVKDMLQVRVGRVLPGLDFNNVLRPVIFDDDNENIPAVTGAINTMVFVNGSMLGVLPGYYNPAVGATLYFTPTRSFYFNVGVYDGNLARGNQIGLIAPQFNGYHFGIGEMGFNWVVGEHRHPGQFGIGLWRQTGRLQAGAATEEGTGGVYLFGSQRLAHGINARVPSSGITAFAQYGVNQSRTMPINQFYGGGVTAFALIGNRAKDSMGLTVGLARLNPNLFARSSELMFQAYYQAHLFAAVFLQPTVSYIPTPGASVSASGALTTTMRLTVLF; from the coding sequence ATGTTCTACCGTCTGGCGTTGGCCGCCCCGTGGTCGATGCCGATCCTCGCGTGGGTTGAAGACGCGGCGGCGCAAATACCCGCCTTCTCCGTTCCGACCGAGGAAAGGCGGGTCGCGTCGGTCAGCGGCAATCCCGGAGCGACGACCTACATGCCCGGCACCGGCTGGCTCGGGCACACCCTCGGCCTGAAGGACGAATGGGGCGTCACGCTGGGCGGGCTGTGGCTGGGCGACCTCAACCTGACCGCCGCGGGCGGCATGCGCCCCGGCCATGTCACCGGCAACAGCGCGCTGTTCGTCGGCCTCCTGGCCGATGTCGACAAGGCGATCGGCTGGACGGGCGCCTCATTTGGCGTGCAGTTCCTGCAGATCAACGTGAGCGATACCAATGCCGATGCCGGCAGCGTGTCGGGCTACAACGCCATCACCGGTCCCCTGCCGCACAACCGCACCCAGCTCTACCAGGCGTGGTACGCGCAGCAGATCGTCAAGGATATGCTGCAGGTGCGTGTCGGGCGGGTCCTGCCGGGCCTCGATTTCAACAACGTGCTGCGGCCCGTCATCTTCGATGACGACAACGAGAACATCCCGGCCGTGACCGGCGCGATCAACACCATGGTGTTCGTGAACGGCTCGATGCTGGGCGTGTTGCCCGGCTACTACAATCCGGCCGTCGGAGCGACGCTCTACTTCACGCCGACCCGTTCGTTCTACTTCAACGTCGGCGTCTATGACGGCAATCTCGCGCGCGGCAACCAGATCGGCCTGATCGCGCCGCAGTTCAATGGCTACCATTTCGGCATCGGCGAGATGGGCTTCAACTGGGTCGTGGGCGAGCATCGCCACCCCGGTCAGTTCGGCATCGGGCTGTGGCGGCAGACCGGCCGGCTCCAGGCGGGCGCCGCGACCGAGGAGGGCACCGGCGGCGTCTACCTTTTCGGTTCGCAGCGCCTCGCCCATGGCATCAATGCGCGCGTGCCCTCGTCGGGGATCACCGCCTTCGCCCAATATGGCGTGAACCAGTCGCGGACCATGCCCATCAACCAGTTCTACGGCGGCGGCGTGACGGCCTTCGCACTGATCGGCAACCGGGCGAAGGACTCCATGGGCCTGACCGTCGGCCTGGCGCGGCTCAATCCCAACCTCTTCGCACGGTCGAGCGAGCTGATGTTCCAGGCCTACTACCAGGCGCACCTGTTCGCGGCGGTCTTCCTGCAGCCGACGGTCAGCTACATCCCGACGCCGGGTGCCTCGGTCAGCGCGTCCGGCGCGCTGACCACGACGATGCGCCTGACGGTTCTTTTCTAG
- a CDS encoding tetratricopeptide repeat protein, whose product MPVYAFGPFVLDPADRRLTRDGRRVPLPGKAWQILQMLAEAGGRLVPYQTLREKLWPSVVVEDRTLIVHASTLRKALGGGPSEEYIETVARAGYRLAVPVRVLSQAAASAASTDRAAAAEPRPVAVRTFSTGATNDAESYLGVGIADAVTTMLGGIPGLTVSPTGAVADLGAAKRLGLGYMLEGAVRRSSEQLEVSARLIDVESGQVRWSEHFEGASTDGAALQDSIAQRVADSLPHLSTLDRGLQSYRPRVSQAYFLQLEARAHLKPFTRLPLFKALTLFEQALLLDPDYALAHAGLASTYLLMASTAMLRPLPVDEAMPMARRAAERALALDEGLAEAWAALGRVKMEHDWDWDGAEADLAHAVALNPSSVEALATFGQFLSAMGRHDEAIEAMERARQLDPGNVETLQHLGIVYWMAGDAERALEVVNDSLRIVPDAPRAHYGRMMILDQMGRHDEAMVERLATLRGLSVAQGIAEHVEKLARDKGWRDAMDVWIPLLERTNRWEGAAMQWMAVGEPARALDALEHCVRARTTYLCFTAQNPYFRPLRGEPRFRDILKTLGLEEHTPPA is encoded by the coding sequence ATGCCGGTCTACGCTTTTGGTCCCTTCGTTCTCGACCCTGCCGACCGGCGGCTGACTCGCGATGGCCGACGCGTGCCGCTTCCGGGCAAGGCTTGGCAAATCCTGCAGATGCTCGCCGAGGCCGGCGGCCGGCTGGTGCCCTACCAGACGCTTCGCGAAAAGCTCTGGCCCAGTGTCGTGGTCGAGGACCGCACGCTGATCGTCCATGCCTCGACGCTGCGCAAGGCGCTCGGCGGCGGCCCTTCCGAGGAGTACATCGAGACGGTGGCGCGCGCCGGCTATCGCCTGGCCGTGCCGGTCCGCGTGCTGTCGCAAGCGGCCGCTTCGGCGGCCAGTACCGACCGCGCAGCCGCCGCCGAGCCCCGGCCGGTCGCCGTGCGCACCTTCTCGACCGGCGCGACGAACGATGCCGAGTCCTATCTCGGGGTCGGCATCGCCGATGCCGTGACGACCATGCTCGGCGGCATACCCGGCCTCACCGTGTCGCCAACCGGGGCGGTAGCGGATCTCGGCGCGGCAAAGCGGCTCGGCTTGGGATACATGCTCGAGGGCGCCGTCCGGCGTAGCTCGGAACAGTTGGAGGTTTCCGCCCGATTGATCGACGTGGAAAGCGGCCAGGTGCGCTGGAGCGAGCACTTCGAAGGGGCTTCGACGGACGGCGCGGCACTGCAGGACTCGATCGCGCAGCGCGTGGCCGATTCCCTGCCGCACCTGTCGACCCTCGATCGAGGGCTGCAAAGCTACCGGCCGCGCGTGTCGCAGGCCTATTTCCTCCAGCTCGAGGCGCGCGCGCATCTCAAGCCCTTCACCCGGCTGCCGCTCTTCAAGGCGCTCACCCTGTTCGAGCAGGCGCTGCTGCTCGATCCCGACTACGCCCTGGCCCATGCCGGCCTGGCGTCGACATACCTGCTCATGGCCTCGACGGCGATGCTGCGTCCGCTGCCGGTCGACGAGGCGATGCCGATGGCTCGGCGTGCCGCCGAACGGGCGCTGGCCCTCGACGAGGGGCTGGCGGAAGCCTGGGCCGCGCTCGGCCGCGTGAAGATGGAGCACGACTGGGACTGGGACGGCGCGGAGGCCGATCTCGCCCATGCCGTTGCCCTCAATCCCAGCTCGGTGGAGGCGCTCGCGACCTTCGGCCAGTTCCTGAGCGCCATGGGACGTCACGACGAGGCGATCGAGGCCATGGAACGGGCGCGCCAGCTCGATCCCGGGAACGTCGAGACGCTGCAGCATCTGGGAATCGTCTACTGGATGGCGGGCGACGCCGAGCGTGCGCTCGAGGTCGTCAACGACAGCCTGCGGATCGTGCCCGACGCGCCGCGCGCCCACTATGGACGGATGATGATCCTGGACCAGATGGGCCGGCACGACGAGGCGATGGTGGAACGTCTCGCCACTCTGCGCGGACTGAGCGTCGCGCAGGGAATCGCCGAGCATGTCGAGAAGCTGGCCCGCGACAAGGGCTGGCGCGACGCAATGGATGTCTGGATTCCCCTGTTGGAACGCACCAACCGCTGGGAGGGCGCGGCCATGCAGTGGATGGCCGTCGGCGAACCGGCGCGCGCGCTCGATGCCCTCGAACACTGCGTGCGGGCGCGCACCACCTATCTGTGCTTCACGGCGCAGAACCCGTACTTCCGGCCGCTGCGCGGCGAACCGCGCTTCCGCGACATCCTGAAGACGCTCGGGCTCGAGGAGCACACGCCGCCGGCCTAG
- a CDS encoding multicopper oxidase family protein: MSFKHLSRRRILDGGLGMAAALLASGKVAAQGGHQHHDTANRTLGMVQRPRPPIMDQPLVEPEVRRSANGVLQTSLRCAYAYRDVGGARLYLRSYEGGSPGPTLCMKPGETLKIRLTNDLPPNRDPMPADMSHPHQFNNTNFHFHGSHTSPSGISDNVMRSMVPGEAYDIEIELPRDHTMGTYWYHPHHHGSADVQVASGMFGAIIVEGDFAGVPEIAGAKERLLVLTQVVHDARGMIENFETLFPETATRFLTVNGQRRPTIAMRPGEVQRWRLLHTGYQDNLLIELENHELHAIAYDGIQLGAVETMKTHLILPGQRADFLIRAGAPGTYEMRALPYDQGHPSPVGPLARVVVAGEPMSMKLPASLPRPPLEPIADSEITGRRRLVFSATAPEVDAAGHWQEFGFYIDGKKFDPNRIDYRIKLGSVEEWTVVNTHEHDDHVFHIHTNPFMVTHLNGRPLATPQWRDTAVVERKGGSLTFRSRFIDYTGLFVIHCHMMNHEEMGMMQTVEVYE, from the coding sequence ATGAGTTTCAAGCATCTGTCGCGCCGTCGCATACTCGACGGCGGCCTCGGCATGGCAGCCGCCCTGCTGGCGAGCGGGAAGGTCGCGGCACAGGGCGGCCATCAGCACCACGACACCGCGAACCGGACCCTGGGCATGGTGCAGCGGCCGAGGCCGCCGATCATGGACCAGCCCCTCGTCGAGCCCGAGGTGCGGCGCTCGGCCAACGGCGTGCTGCAGACCTCGTTGCGCTGCGCCTACGCCTATCGCGATGTCGGCGGCGCCCGGCTCTACCTTCGCTCCTACGAGGGCGGCTCGCCCGGCCCGACGCTGTGCATGAAGCCCGGCGAGACGCTCAAGATCCGCCTGACCAACGACCTGCCGCCCAACCGCGACCCGATGCCGGCGGACATGTCGCATCCGCACCAGTTCAACAACACCAACTTCCACTTCCACGGCTCCCACACCAGCCCGAGCGGCATCTCCGACAACGTCATGCGCTCCATGGTGCCGGGGGAGGCCTACGACATCGAGATCGAGCTGCCCCGGGACCACACCATGGGCACCTACTGGTACCACCCGCATCACCACGGCAGCGCCGACGTCCAGGTGGCCAGCGGCATGTTCGGCGCCATCATCGTCGAGGGCGACTTCGCCGGAGTGCCCGAGATCGCCGGCGCCAAGGAGCGCCTGCTGGTGCTGACCCAGGTCGTCCACGATGCGCGCGGCATGATCGAGAACTTCGAGACCCTGTTCCCGGAGACCGCCACGCGCTTCCTGACCGTCAACGGCCAGCGCCGGCCGACCATCGCCATGCGGCCCGGCGAAGTGCAACGCTGGCGCCTCCTCCATACGGGCTACCAGGACAATCTGCTGATCGAGCTGGAGAACCACGAGTTGCATGCCATCGCCTACGACGGAATCCAGCTCGGCGCCGTCGAGACGATGAAGACGCACCTGATCCTGCCCGGCCAGCGTGCCGACTTCCTCATCCGGGCCGGCGCCCCCGGCACCTACGAGATGCGCGCATTGCCCTACGACCAGGGCCATCCGTCGCCGGTCGGGCCGCTGGCGCGCGTGGTCGTGGCCGGCGAGCCCATGAGCATGAAGCTGCCGGCGTCCCTTCCCAGGCCGCCGCTCGAGCCGATCGCGGACTCCGAGATCACGGGTCGACGCAGGCTGGTGTTCTCGGCGACGGCGCCCGAGGTCGATGCCGCCGGCCATTGGCAGGAGTTCGGCTTCTACATCGACGGCAAGAAGTTCGACCCCAATCGCATCGACTACCGCATCAAGCTGGGGTCGGTCGAGGAATGGACGGTCGTGAACACCCACGAGCACGACGACCACGTGTTCCACATCCACACCAACCCGTTCATGGTCACCCATCTCAACGGCAGGCCGCTGGCTACCCCGCAATGGCGCGACACCGCGGTCGTCGAGCGCAAGGGCGGCTCTCTCACCTTCCGTTCCCGCTTCATCGACTACACCGGTCTCTTCGTGATCCATTGCCACATGATGAATCACGAGGAGATGGGCATGATGCAGACGGTCGAGGTCTACGAGTAG
- a CDS encoding FAD binding domain-containing protein has product MNLNTIAELKRPRAVEEIEWRDGSAFLAGGTWLFSEPQVATSRLIDLDSLGWPALTVTPEGLEIAATCRIVELHDFKAPVEWRAAPLFDQCIDCFLMSFKIWNAATVGGNIVMSLPAGAMISLTAALEGVCTLLPRAGKPRQVPVVDFVTGMHTNVLQKGELLRSILLPASALRKRAALRQVSLTRHGRSAALIVGTVGDKGEDFLLTVSAATPRPVHIRFAKTPSAAEMRQAIEERLPPDAWFHDVHGSAPYKRHVTFYLAEQIRAELS; this is encoded by the coding sequence ATGAACCTCAACACGATCGCCGAGCTGAAACGGCCGCGCGCCGTCGAGGAGATCGAATGGCGTGACGGAAGCGCCTTCCTCGCCGGCGGCACCTGGCTGTTCTCGGAGCCGCAGGTCGCGACCAGCAGGCTGATCGATCTCGACTCCCTCGGCTGGCCCGCCCTCACGGTGACGCCCGAGGGGCTCGAGATCGCCGCGACCTGCAGGATCGTCGAGCTGCACGACTTCAAGGCACCGGTCGAATGGCGGGCGGCGCCGCTGTTCGACCAGTGCATCGACTGTTTTCTGATGTCGTTCAAGATCTGGAACGCAGCGACGGTCGGCGGCAACATCGTGATGTCGCTGCCCGCCGGCGCCATGATTTCGCTGACCGCGGCGCTCGAGGGCGTGTGTACCCTGCTGCCGCGCGCCGGCAAGCCGCGCCAGGTCCCGGTCGTCGACTTCGTCACCGGCATGCACACCAACGTCCTGCAGAAGGGCGAGCTGCTGCGCTCGATCCTGCTGCCGGCCTCCGCCCTGCGCAAGCGCGCCGCCCTGCGCCAGGTGTCGCTGACGCGCCACGGCCGCTCGGCCGCGCTGATCGTCGGCACCGTCGGCGACAAGGGCGAGGATTTCCTGCTCACGGTCTCGGCCGCCACGCCGCGGCCGGTCCATATCCGCTTCGCGAAGACGCCGTCCGCCGCCGAGATGCGGCAGGCGATCGAGGAGCGGCTGCCGCCCGACGCCTGGTTCCACGACGTCCACGGCTCGGCACCCTACAAGCGCCACGTCACCTTCTACCTGGCCGAGCAGATTCGCGCGGAGCTGTCATGA
- a CDS encoding molybdopterin-dependent oxidoreductase, which translates to MSKYEVNGRLYSAEPAPGQCLRTFLRDLEVFGVKKGCDAGDCGACTVWLDGKPFHSCLVPAFRGEGRKITTVEGLASNGELHPIQKAFHDAQAFQCGYCAAGMMMTTAAAAFDQHRKDDLPHALKGNICRCTGYRSIVDALHGRKNIEDDVAGKALGARLPNPFTDAILTGKARYTMDIAIEGLLHLKVLRSPHAHARVRGIDRSGALAVPGVVAVYTWEDVPRRLYSTALHEDHLVDPDDTYILDNVARFAGQRIAAVVAESEAIAEAGCRALRVDYEVLPAVFDPVAAMEPGAPLLHDRSEVVTDNGNIFCTLQGEIGDVVKGFAEADAVHEMTYSTSRVQHVHLETHGSIAWKGEDERWHVRTSSQGPFAVQKKLAYLMGIPARQLHVFTERVGGGFGGKQEMVSEDLPLFASMKLGGRPVKWEWTREEEFIGATTRHQMTTKVRIGAKKDGTLVALDVHVVSNTGAYGNHGSETLAAAMASPLAAYRCPNKKGIGHAVYTNMIPGGGFRGYGASQTTFAMECAIDELAGLLGIDPLAMRRRNVVRPGDNVESIWKEPGDASFGSHGIDECLDIVERELKKGNGVARPAGDDWAEGTGLALAMLECGPPTEHRSGAEMKLLADGTYHLACGSSEMGNGITTAHKQIAAAIVGVRAVDIDIVNADTDRTPYDTGTFASTGTVVAGKAVHITAEAMRDDILDFAARHTGTERDKCRLDNDAVICGNKRIPLAELHAAGARVNHRFTVGRRAYLSPRTIAFNVQGVRLAVHRVTGEIRILHSVHAADIGLPINPMQCHGQIDGAVSMGYGWALIENMVHDDTGHMVNAQLRNCRVPAFADTPHTDVFFARTVDAIGPLGAKSQGECAINPVAPAVSNALANATGVRFAHLPFTPDRLFSSLGRVR; encoded by the coding sequence ATGAGCAAGTACGAAGTCAACGGGCGCCTCTATTCGGCGGAGCCCGCGCCGGGACAGTGCCTGCGCACCTTCCTGCGCGACCTCGAGGTATTCGGGGTCAAGAAGGGCTGCGACGCCGGCGACTGCGGCGCCTGCACGGTGTGGCTCGACGGCAAGCCGTTCCATTCCTGCCTGGTGCCGGCGTTTCGCGGCGAGGGCCGAAAGATCACCACCGTCGAGGGGCTCGCGAGCAACGGCGAGCTGCACCCCATCCAGAAGGCATTCCACGACGCCCAGGCCTTCCAGTGCGGCTACTGCGCCGCCGGCATGATGATGACCACGGCCGCGGCGGCCTTCGACCAGCACCGCAAGGACGACCTGCCGCACGCGCTGAAGGGCAACATCTGCCGCTGCACCGGCTACCGCTCGATCGTCGACGCCCTGCACGGCAGGAAGAACATCGAGGACGACGTGGCCGGCAAGGCGCTGGGTGCGCGCCTGCCCAACCCGTTCACCGACGCGATCCTGACCGGCAAGGCGCGCTACACGATGGACATCGCCATCGAGGGGCTCCTGCATCTCAAGGTGCTGCGCTCGCCGCACGCCCACGCCCGCGTCAGGGGCATCGACAGGAGCGGGGCGCTGGCCGTTCCCGGCGTGGTCGCCGTCTACACCTGGGAGGACGTGCCGCGCCGCCTCTACAGCACGGCGCTGCACGAGGACCATCTGGTCGATCCCGACGACACCTATATCCTCGACAATGTCGCGCGCTTCGCCGGCCAGCGCATCGCCGCCGTCGTCGCCGAGAGCGAGGCGATCGCCGAGGCGGGCTGCCGCGCGCTGCGGGTCGACTACGAGGTGCTGCCCGCGGTGTTCGATCCCGTCGCCGCGATGGAGCCGGGCGCGCCGCTGCTGCACGACAGGAGCGAGGTCGTGACCGACAACGGCAACATCTTCTGTACCCTGCAGGGCGAGATCGGCGACGTCGTCAAAGGCTTCGCGGAGGCCGACGCCGTCCACGAGATGACCTACTCGACCTCGCGCGTGCAGCACGTCCATCTCGAGACGCACGGCTCGATCGCCTGGAAGGGCGAGGACGAGCGCTGGCACGTGCGCACCAGCTCGCAGGGCCCGTTCGCGGTCCAGAAGAAGCTCGCCTACCTGATGGGCATTCCGGCCCGCCAGCTGCACGTCTTCACCGAGCGTGTCGGCGGCGGCTTCGGCGGCAAGCAGGAGATGGTGTCGGAGGACCTGCCGCTGTTCGCCTCGATGAAGCTCGGCGGCCGTCCCGTGAAGTGGGAGTGGACGCGCGAGGAGGAATTCATCGGCGCCACCACCCGGCACCAGATGACCACCAAGGTCAGGATCGGCGCGAAGAAGGACGGCACGCTCGTCGCGCTCGATGTCCATGTCGTGTCGAACACCGGCGCCTACGGCAACCACGGCAGCGAGACGCTGGCCGCGGCGATGGCGAGCCCGCTCGCGGCCTATCGCTGCCCCAACAAGAAGGGCATCGGCCACGCCGTCTATACCAACATGATCCCGGGCGGCGGCTTCCGCGGCTACGGCGCCTCGCAGACCACCTTCGCGATGGAGTGCGCCATCGACGAGCTCGCCGGCCTGCTCGGCATCGATCCGCTCGCCATGCGCCGCAGGAACGTGGTGCGGCCGGGCGACAACGTCGAGTCGATCTGGAAGGAGCCGGGCGACGCGAGCTTCGGCAGCCACGGCATCGACGAGTGCCTCGACATCGTCGAACGCGAGCTGAAGAAGGGCAACGGCGTCGCCAGGCCGGCCGGCGACGACTGGGCCGAGGGCACGGGCCTGGCGCTCGCCATGCTGGAGTGCGGTCCGCCGACCGAGCATCGCTCGGGGGCGGAAATGAAGCTGCTGGCCGACGGCACCTACCACCTGGCCTGCGGCTCGTCGGAGATGGGCAACGGCATCACGACGGCGCACAAGCAGATCGCCGCCGCCATCGTCGGCGTGCGCGCCGTCGACATCGACATCGTCAACGCCGACACCGACAGGACGCCGTACGACACGGGCACCTTCGCCAGCACGGGCACGGTGGTGGCGGGCAAGGCGGTGCACATCACGGCCGAGGCGATGCGCGACGACATCCTCGACTTCGCCGCGCGCCACACCGGCACCGAGCGCGACAAGTGCCGCCTCGACAACGACGCGGTGATCTGCGGCAACAAGCGCATCCCGCTCGCCGAGCTCCATGCCGCCGGCGCCAGGGTGAACCATCGCTTCACGGTGGGCCGCCGCGCCTACCTGTCGCCGCGCACCATCGCCTTCAACGTGCAGGGCGTGCGGCTGGCGGTGCATCGCGTCACCGGCGAGATCCGCATCCTGCACAGCGTGCACGCCGCCGACATCGGCCTGCCGATCAATCCCATGCAGTGCCATGGCCAGATCGACGGCGCGGTCTCGATGGGCTACGGCTGGGCGCTGATCGAGAACATGGTGCACGACGATACCGGCCACATGGTGAACGCCCAGCTGCGCAACTGCCGGGTGCCGGCCTTCGCCGACACGCCGCACACCGACGTGTTCTTCGCCCGCACGGTCGATGCGATCGGCCCGCTCGGCGCCAAGTCCCAGGGCGAGTGCGCGATCAACCCGGTGGCGCCGGCCGTGTCGAACGCGCTGGCCAACGCCACGGGCGTGCGCTTCGCGCACCTGCCGTTCACGCCCGACAGGCTGTTCTCCAGCCTGGGTCGGGTCCGATGA
- a CDS encoding SDR family oxidoreductase, with protein sequence MTDLFDLTGKVALVTGGSRGLGYQMVKAFAAHGADVFITSRKLDSCDKVAAEVRAMGRRAATHACNVANWNELEGLVDAAYGAFGKVDILVNNAGSSPLAPSSLETPESLFDRIVSLNFKGPFRLMSLVGSRMAAGEGGSIINISSAGAIRPRPQIAPYAGAKAALNAVTEAFAFEYGPRVRVNTIQPGRFLTDVSKAWDEEHRKNATAALKRSGSPEEIVTAALYLASPRSSFTTGSVVRVDGGIA encoded by the coding sequence ATGACAGACCTGTTCGATCTCACCGGCAAGGTCGCCCTGGTGACGGGCGGCAGCCGCGGCCTGGGCTACCAGATGGTGAAGGCCTTCGCCGCCCACGGCGCCGACGTCTTCATCACCTCGCGCAAGCTCGACTCCTGCGACAAGGTCGCGGCCGAGGTGCGGGCGATGGGCCGGCGCGCCGCGACCCATGCCTGCAACGTCGCCAACTGGAACGAGCTCGAGGGCCTGGTCGACGCCGCCTACGGCGCGTTCGGCAAGGTCGACATCCTGGTCAACAATGCCGGCTCCTCGCCGCTCGCGCCGTCGTCGCTGGAGACGCCCGAATCGCTGTTCGACCGCATCGTGTCGCTGAACTTCAAGGGGCCGTTCCGGCTGATGTCGCTGGTCGGCAGCCGCATGGCGGCGGGCGAGGGCGGCTCGATCATCAACATCTCGAGCGCCGGCGCGATCCGCCCGCGACCGCAGATCGCGCCCTACGCCGGCGCCAAGGCGGCGCTCAACGCCGTCACCGAGGCCTTCGCCTTCGAGTACGGTCCCCGGGTGCGGGTCAACACCATCCAGCCCGGCCGCTTCCTGACCGACGTGTCGAAGGCCTGGGACGAGGAGCACAGGAAGAACGCAACGGCGGCGCTCAAGCGCAGCGGTTCGCCGGAGGAGATCGTGACGGCGGCGCTCTATCTCGCCTCGCCGAGGTCGAGCTTCACCACCGGATCGGTCGTGCGCGTCGATGGAGGAATCGCATGA